In the Drosophila virilis strain 15010-1051.87 chromosome 4, Dvir_AGI_RSII-ME, whole genome shotgun sequence genome, aaaaacaacaacaacaaaacgtaactatttaattacttttaagcATTTTCGTTAATAGTTTTGTCATTGTATTTGACAGGGAGCATAATTACGCAACACGATTCATATTATTTACTCTCTCAGTCAACAATATACATTTCTATAATTTTCATGGACACTACTATAGTTTATTCCAATCAACATATGtacttattttatattttagatgatataaacttaatttaaattttatgacaCTTAATAAAGACTTAATTTCactaaaaatgtatacaatattttaaattatgtttcaAGAAAATTCTATATCCATTGCCACGGACTTGTAAACTTTTTAATGTAATAAtccttaatttttttttgcttttgtttattccTAACAAAAAGGGCGGGCATCTTCAACACCATAACGTATTATTAATCTTTTTGGTAAATAAAGTCAAACAATGCCAAGCTACTGTATCAATATATACCCAGGTTGTTCCTGACGGCAGGGGAAGATGCTACCCGTTTCTGCGGAAAAATGTCGGCCAAGAAAGCACGCTACGGATTGACTACAACGGATCGGAGAGAGGATCGATCGGATAGACAAGGGCACAGTTACAGGTCCCAACCAAGTCATTGTGGGCATAGATGGACTGGCTAATCAGACCAAGGAGTATACCCAGCCCAAGTGGCAAGGTCTTGTTCCACACATCCATTGCGCTCTCGACAGTTATTCGGGGCACCTCTCACCAAAGCGAGGAGCCACGTTGGTTAGTGGCTGCTGCTTGATGTCAGAAGTATTACTATCGTCTGGATATGTAGCTAGCATTGTCCTGGTATTGTATGTAACTGGTCCAAGGACACCACCCTGACGGAATTCAGGCCGTATGGGCCCTCATGCCAGAGCCTGTCTGGAAAAACGGCGTGAGCTACCTTCCCGCAAAGAATGGCTTATCACAGCTTGTCTACTCAAAAGTAGTCAAGATCAAGGACCGCATGGAAAAAGAACCTGGCATAGTTGCGAGGTAAGTGATTGGCGGGGCACCTCAACAGACCAAGCATTTAATGGAAGTCCAAATCCATCCAGTACTTTTATATTGAGGAACGTAGGAAGTAGACTAGCAGTGGGATCTCGTCTGGACACCACTCCGATCTCAGATAAAGCTCTAGGATTTTCCAAGTGGCCTAGGCTATTCCTGCGGCTGGTTGGACTCTGGCCATCGGCCCTGCTTCCTCCGTATTCAGGCATATGTCCACCATGCCTACTCCATGATCAACGcagtgctgttgctgcaactcCTACCGTCGCCTTCTGGTATACTCGTGGGTTCGACCTGATTCCAAGTATGACCCTTCACTTCCTTCTCCCTTTTCTTTCTGTTCGGGTGCCGAGCAAGCGCTCCCTTTA is a window encoding:
- the LOC26531422 gene encoding uncharacterized protein, producing MPEPVWKNGVSYLPAKNGLSQLVYSKVVKIKDRMEKEPGIVASTFILRNVGSRLAVGSRLDTTPISDKALGFSKWPRLFLRLVGLWPSALLPPYSGICPPCLLHDQRSAVAATPTVAFWYTRGFDLIPSMTLHFLLPFLSVRVPSKRSLYLTWEVFFRLFAYPRPKG